GGCAATCCGGCCCTGCGGCCGTTCGTCGCGGAGATGATACCGATTCTGCTGGTCATCATACTGGGACTTGGCATGGGGATATGCTTCTCGTATGTTTTCCCACGGCTTTCAATTTCCAAAGAGATCGGCCTGATCCTCGCACTGTTCATCGCCATCGGCTGGGTATGGTATCAAAACGCATGGGCCAGGGGGCAAATCTGGAAAATCCTGAGCGATCCTCAAATTTTAAGCATGATGTATATCGTCGCATCCATATTGATCTTCAAGGGAATTTTAGAGGACAGCCGGGCGGTTGAAGCCATCAGTACCGAGTTGTTGTCCCTGAAAGTTCCTTTGATGTTCATTGCCGTCATCCTGCCTTTTCTGGTGGGATTAATTGCCGGCATCACCATTGCCTTTGTCGGGGTAACCTTTCCCATTTTGATCGGGCTGATTCATTCTATGGGTGAATCCGCTTATACGCTGCCGTATATCATGCTGGCAATGGTCTGCGGTTTCTCTGGAGTACTCCTTTCCCCGCTGCATCTGTGCCTGATTCTTTCCAACGAATATTTCAAAACCACAATGGGTGCCGTATACCGGCATCTGTGGCGGCTTTGCATATTTCTTATAGGTTCATCTATCGCCTATTTTTTAGTGTCGCACTGGATATTGAAAATGATATAGTAAAGGCAAACATGATGGTAAAGAAGATCATCTCCGGCGGCCAAATCGGCGCTGACCAGGCAGCCCTGGATGTCGCCATAAAATTGGATATCCCTCATGGCGGGTGGATTCAAAAAGGCCATAAAACCCAAGGCGGCCTTCTTCCGGAAAAATATAAATTGAAAGAAATGCCTACTGCCAGTTTTATCAAACGAATCGAACAGAATGTCATCGATTCGGACGGAACGCTGATACTATCGCATGGAAAACTAACCGGCGGTTCTGATTACAGCCACAAAATGGCGTTGAAATATAAACGTCAGTTGCTGTATATCGATTTGGCCGAAATTGACACTCCCCAAGCGGCTAAACTACTTCACTCGTGGATAGCGTTAAATCATATAACCATCATGAACGTTACCGGATCACGGGCCAGTGAAGACCCTCAAATATACAAGGCTACCATGGATATACTTGAAAGTGCTTATTATCTAAGCCAGATTGAAAGTAAATCTATTACTGCTGATTCCGCCTATAAAGCCTCGTTTTGGGACGAATCGCCCGATTCTGCAGTTCGTCCCAAAACGGTTGATGAGGCCGTTGAACAACTCATTGCCCAAATGCCCTTGAAAGATAAAGCAACCATGGCAAACTTGACAAAAGAGGAACTGGGGCCGCTTAATTTGTCTTTGGGCCTTTACATCAGGAATAGATTATTTCAAAGGGGGGCGAACCTAGCGCTGTTGGCAT
This DNA window, taken from Candidatus Desulfatibia profunda, encodes the following:
- a CDS encoding putative molybdenum carrier protein, with protein sequence MMVKKIISGGQIGADQAALDVAIKLDIPHGGWIQKGHKTQGGLLPEKYKLKEMPTASFIKRIEQNVIDSDGTLILSHGKLTGGSDYSHKMALKYKRQLLYIDLAEIDTPQAAKLLHSWIALNHITIMNVTGSRASEDPQIYKATMDILESAYYLSQIESKSITADSAYKASFWDESPDSAVRPKTVDEAVEQLIAQMPLKDKATMANLTKEELGPLNLSLGLYIRNRLFQRGANLALLASCCRVSGHENLSESGAAFVIIEKLWEKLRTTHRLRIVK
- a CDS encoding DUF401 family protein; this encodes MTVLQHIPAMIRVGIVFILVLVFIRKKLSLGNAFLLGAVSLSIFFGLGPEAMIGSMAKSIVYPKTLSLALIVALILVLSSSMELSGQMQRMLEKFKGLIANIRINLIVFPALIGLLPMPGGAVFSAPMVKELGANTELPGDKLSFVNYWFRHVWEYCWPLYPGVLLATILADLNILAFVLFMCPITILAVFLGYRSLKGLKTFKENVAGNPGNPALRPFVAEMIPILLVIILGLGMGICFSYVFPRLSISKEIGLILALFIAIGWVWYQNAWARGQIWKILSDPQILSMMYIVASILIFKGILEDSRAVEAISTELLSLKVPLMFIAVILPFLVGLIAGITIAFVGVTFPILIGLIHSMGESAYTLPYIMLAMVCGFSGVLLSPLHLCLILSNEYFKTTMGAVYRHLWRLCIFLIGSSIAYFLVSHWILKMI